A region of Asticcacaulis excentricus DNA encodes the following proteins:
- a CDS encoding CobW family GTP-binding protein — MADTAASVAKTPVTVLTGYLGAGKTTLLNRILSENHGQKYAVIVNEFGEIGIDNDLIVGADEEVFEMNNGCVCCTVRGDLIRILSGLMKRKGRFDAIIVETTGLADPGPVAQTFFVDEEVKARTYLDSVTALVDAKHFRSALETDRVVKEQIAFADHVILNKTDLATPEELNEVEARIRGLNPLATIERAERSGVEIKSLLNQHRFDLDKMESVANHHEHGPDCGDHCDHDHGHDHHHHGHDHGHHHHHHGHNPAHGEPGHVHDEHCGHDHHDHDHSHHAHGHLNPIHDNEIRSVSLSSEAPVDGVKFTRWLDKLLAEKGQDILRAKGILSIQGEEKRLVFQAVHMILEGELQQPWKEGEHRLSRAVFIGRHLDEAALRAGFEACIAQ, encoded by the coding sequence ATGGCCGATACCGCCGCTTCCGTTGCCAAAACGCCCGTTACCGTCCTCACCGGCTATCTGGGGGCCGGCAAGACGACGCTTCTGAACCGCATCCTGTCCGAAAACCACGGGCAAAAATACGCGGTCATCGTCAATGAGTTCGGCGAAATCGGCATCGACAACGATCTGATCGTCGGGGCCGACGAAGAAGTGTTCGAAATGAACAATGGCTGCGTCTGCTGCACGGTGCGTGGCGATCTGATCCGCATTCTGTCGGGCCTGATGAAGCGCAAGGGCCGCTTTGACGCCATTATCGTCGAAACCACGGGCCTGGCTGATCCCGGCCCGGTGGCGCAGACCTTCTTTGTCGATGAAGAGGTCAAGGCACGCACCTATCTCGACTCGGTGACGGCGCTGGTCGATGCCAAACACTTCCGTTCGGCGCTGGAGACCGACCGCGTGGTCAAGGAACAGATCGCCTTTGCCGATCACGTCATCCTCAACAAGACCGATCTGGCGACGCCGGAAGAACTGAACGAAGTCGAAGCGCGCATCCGTGGCCTCAACCCGCTGGCCACTATTGAGCGCGCCGAACGTTCAGGCGTGGAGATCAAAAGCCTGCTGAACCAGCATCGCTTCGATCTCGACAAGATGGAATCGGTCGCCAATCACCATGAGCATGGCCCCGATTGCGGCGACCATTGCGATCATGACCACGGGCATGATCACCATCATCATGGGCATGATCACGGGCACCACCACCACCACCACGGCCATAACCCGGCGCATGGTGAGCCCGGTCACGTGCATGATGAACACTGCGGCCACGACCATCATGACCATGACCACTCTCATCACGCGCACGGTCATCTGAACCCCATCCACGACAATGAAATCCGCTCGGTCTCCCTGTCGTCGGAAGCGCCGGTCGATGGGGTGAAATTCACCCGCTGGCTGGATAAGCTGCTGGCCGAAAAGGGGCAGGACATCCTGCGCGCCAAGGGCATCCTCAGCATCCAGGGCGAGGAGAAGCGTCTGGTGTTTCAGGCCGTGCACATGATCCTCGAAGGTGAACTGCAACAGCCGTGGAAAGAGGGCGAACACCGCCTGAGCCGCGCCGTGTTTATCGGTCGCCACCTCGATGAGGCCGCCCTGCGCGCCGGTTTCGAGGCGTGCATCGCGCAGTAA